The proteins below come from a single Mesobacillus jeotgali genomic window:
- a CDS encoding enoyl-CoA hydratase-related protein, giving the protein MFETVLYEVRNQVAYITLNRPDKLNAFTQQLNKEIQTAIKSASRDKDVRALVITGAGRAFCSGEDLAGVSDEMDHGEVLRKRYNPMLLELDRCEKPVIAAVNGVAAGAGMSLALACDFRIASEKASFVEAFIHVGLVPDAGNLYYLPRLIGHAKAMELAVFGEKIPADKAKDLGLVTEVYSLDNWNDNVAVFAERLANMPTKAIGLIKRNLKASWHTSFEEYLERDAQSQRIAGQTADHKEGVQAFMAKRKPVFKGE; this is encoded by the coding sequence ATGTTTGAAACCGTTTTATATGAAGTGCGGAATCAGGTAGCCTACATCACCCTGAACCGCCCTGATAAATTGAATGCCTTCACTCAGCAATTGAACAAGGAAATACAAACCGCAATCAAGTCTGCTTCACGGGATAAAGACGTTAGAGCGCTGGTTATCACTGGAGCAGGGCGGGCGTTTTGTTCAGGCGAGGATTTGGCAGGGGTTTCAGATGAAATGGACCATGGCGAAGTGCTTCGCAAACGCTATAATCCGATGCTTTTGGAACTTGACCGTTGTGAAAAACCGGTCATTGCCGCCGTTAATGGGGTGGCGGCAGGAGCTGGAATGAGCTTAGCGCTTGCCTGTGATTTCCGGATTGCTTCTGAAAAAGCTAGTTTCGTAGAGGCCTTTATCCATGTCGGCCTTGTTCCTGACGCCGGCAATCTATATTATCTTCCACGGCTGATCGGCCACGCGAAAGCAATGGAGCTTGCTGTATTTGGAGAAAAAATTCCTGCAGACAAGGCAAAGGATCTGGGGCTGGTAACAGAAGTCTACTCATTGGACAACTGGAACGACAATGTTGCTGTATTTGCAGAGAGACTTGCCAATATGCCTACTAAGGCAATTGGCCTAATCAAAAGGAACTTGAAGGCAAGCTGGCATACAAGCTTTGAGGAGTATCTGGAAAGAGATGCCCAGAGCCAGCGAATTGCCGGGCAGACCGCAGACCATAAAGAAGGCGTCCAGGCGTTCATGGCAAAAAGAAAACCAGTCTTCAAGGGTGAATAA